The following nucleotide sequence is from Pochonia chlamydosporia 170 chromosome 4, whole genome shotgun sequence.
GTTTGTTTTTTAGCAGACTGCGGTCAGGAAGAAGACTTCGAGGCTGTTAAGTCTAAAGCGCTGAAGCTTGGGGCGGAGCGGATGATAATCCAAGATCCAACAAGAGCTGATCGATGAGTTGGTGTGGCCCGCGATTCAATGTGCGTCTCCCCCGATTTGCCCCTAGAATGAGTACTGCGAGACTACTGACACCGAACCTATAGGTAACGCCATCTATGAGGACCGATGTAAGATGGGCACCCTGGACGCTCTTGACGAAACCGCTGACGCCCTGAAGACCTGCTCGGAACAAGTCTCGCCCGCCCGGTCATCGCCAGGGCGATGGTCAAGGTTGCTAAGGAGAATAATTGCACGATCCTAAGCCACGGATGTAGGTGGCCTCTTGGCCGAGTTCTGGTCTAGTTCCCGTGTCGTTAAGCCGCTAACACTGGTGCCTCTGGTCAAGGTACTGGCAAGGGTGTAAGTTGTTGAATCCCATGTTTTGATGTTCTGCATGCTAATCAATATAGAATGAGTAAGTCTGGACATATTTATAGGTTCCTGACTCCGAACTTACTTCCTCTCCCAGTCAAGTCCGCTTCGAGCTGGCATGGAAGGCCTGCGACCCGATCCTAAAGGTTCTGGCCCCCTGGCGCATGCCTGAGTTCTATAACCGATTCGCGTAAGTTATTCCTCCACTTATGCTATTGCACACTTGAGTTGATAATCTCACAGAGGGCGTGCGGATCTCCTTAAATTCGCCGAGGAGCAGAACATCCCCGTTAGCTCGACTCCCAAGGCGCCCTGGTCCATGGatgacaacatcatccacTGCAGCTACGAGGCTGGTGTAGGGCACCCTATTGCTCTTTATCTTAAATTAATGCTAAAAGTGTTAGATTCTCGAGCAAACGGAGAAAGAGCCCCCGAAGGACATGTGGAAGCGCACAGTTGGTAAGACGCCTCGGTCCATGTAATTCGGGTAGACCATATGCTGACGTCTCTCTAAAGATCCGATGACAGCTCCCGATAAACCCACACCCTTTACTGTCCACTTTGCCAAGGGCGTTCCTGTAAAGCTTGAGGTTGAGGGCAAGGTCATCACCGGGTCCCTGGAGATCTTTAAGGAGGCAAACGAGATCGGCCGGGCCAATGGTGAGACTGCAATCCGAATGGCTCTGGACTGGGTTCATACTGACATGTTACTAGGCATCGGACGTGTCGACATCGTCGAGTCGAGGTTTATCGGTGAGTTTGCGCCTAGGGCATCTACTGCTGTCAGCTATGTCATTTGCTAACAACCTGCAGGCCTGAAGAGCAGGGGCTGCTACGGTCTGCCAGCAGATATTATATGAACAATTGACTGCATATTTTCTAACCCGCATCTACAGATACCCCAGGCCTCACCATTCTCCGCCAGGCTCACCTGGACCTAGAAGGCCTTGTCATGGATTCTAAGGTCCGCGCCATTCGTGACCGTCTCTCGCACGACTGGTCCACCGCTATCTACAACGGTGAGTTGTCTATCCGCGCAATCTGCCAAATCTGAACACCCTGACCTGTAAATTAGGTATGTACTTCACGCCCGAGCGTGAGTTCGTTGAGCACGCTATAAAGTTCTCGCAGCGCCAGGTCGATGGTAAGGTCGACCTCGTCGCTTATAAGGGCTGCGCTTATGTCGTCGGCCGCTCCAGCGAGACTTCTAATCTCTACTCCGAGGACGAGAGTAGCATGGATACGCTGGATATGGACTGGACGCCGCAGGACACGACCGGCTTTATCGCCATCCAGGGCATTAGGATCCAGAAATACGGCGAGCGTAAGATCAAGGATGGCGAGCCTCTCACCCGTGTCTAGGTGCACACTTGCGATGTCGGCCTTTCAGGGCTGCAGAAGCTTTGGATACACGGCGAAAAATTGACGAGGCTGAAGCCCCTCATGCTGTATTCGAGCTCTACGCATAAGGCAAACAATAAGAAATTATCCTGGATAACGTGTTATTCTTTCAAATCTATGGTGATTGAGCAGTATCTTGGCCCAATATCAATTCGTGGTTTTGGTCTCACAATCTGCAGGCGCCAAGTCGGGATTGCATTGCTGCGGAGAACACGGCACAGGCATAGAACGTGCTAAGCTGAAGGAAAATGTAAATACATGTACTGTAATCGCTACTGCCGAGGCTCAGAACAGCGTAGTGCGGCTCGTAAGCTCAGTTAGGAGCTTGGGGTTAGGTGATCAACCTAGACCCAATCAAAATTCAAGGGGCTGAGAGGCAGACAGCACAGAAGACAATACAATCGCAGTTCCAGACATCACACGGTTCTACAGTAGCGTAGCAACTGCTAGTTACGTGAGGTAATATGGTTTGCGAAGAGCTGAAGGGGTTAttgtcttcaatgttggcttgtgTGGTCTTGTCCATGCGCTGGGTTAGATTTGGCACGGCCGGGGGAACGGGCCTCGATAGCTTATTTAAAGGAGCATAACTCGAGAAATTGACAATTAGTGATGAGTATATGAATACATATAATATTAAGTTAATGAACACTTCATAATAATAACTAGGATAGCTAATAATATATTGGTAAAGTATTCGGAGGATTGTGAGTGCTCCTGTCCTACCAGTTGATGGGTACAGGTGGGTCTTAcattgtcaactggtgtgaACTGTCTGGTGCTAATATCGCCTGGTGTTCTATACTGCCTCCCTCACATGTGACGTACGTGGTCTGGTCCTCcctcccccttccccccGGTCGAACTTCCCCAAAGCCACGAGGTTTTCACATAATGACCCCAAGCTTCGTTCGGTCGGCCGCGTGCGAATGATACTTCCAACGATGCTACCATGGCGACTATCCAACCCCGAACGCGGTCCCGCGTAAACAGCACGAGACCgacaaccaccaaaccacgCCCTCCCACGAGTGCTACAAACTCTACACATGGGAGCGCTACGATCTCTCCGGCTCTGTCCTCACTGTTCACCAATTTGAGACTGTTGGACCTGGACACCTCACCAGGCTGGCCTGATGTAACAGTCGACACATTTGCTGCAACGGGGGTGCAGGGGCAAAAGAGGAGGGTACGCTGCGTTGAGTGGATTTTGGTCAAGCTATTTGAGCTTTGGAATGAGGAAGAGGCTGCTGTAGTAAGAAAAAGCATGGACGATGTCATTCACGTTGGGCGATTGCTTGACCTGCATCAATGCCCTGGCAAAGAACTGCTGCAAAGACTCAGTACTAACATTTGCCAGAAACTCAAACCCTTCTTCCCCGCGGCTGACCAAATACAATCTGTCAACCTCCGCTCAGcacttcttcgtcttctAGAAACCGCCAAAAAGAATGGCATCCTCGGTCGAGACTCGGTCATTCGAAAAACTATGCTCGACGACTGTAAGGGCGAACGCCTCGAAGAGGTTCTAGCCTACTTTTCCACAGCTGTACTAAAGAAGGTCCTCGAAGAAGATATACGGGCGTCTGGCGACTATCCACCTGTTGCAATGGGTCTAGCTTTTGAAAATAAAGGATACACAGGCGACAATACCGAACTAAATGCCCTGGTGTTAGCATACAAATCGTCGTTGTGTCGGTTCTTGGAGCACAAAGAGAATATCAGAGCCACGTATCGTGACTTTGGAGACTTGCTGAGCGTCAAGGAAAGAGGTGTGGCGCGAAGGTTGGAAGCCATTCGGGCAAAAGAAGCTGACTGCAATCGGGATACATTGTCCAATAATGCAAGGGAGGAGATGAGGCGCCTAGTTCGCAATAACTGGTCCGGAAATGAGAACTGGATGCAGGTTCTCGTACAGGGGGATTTTGCTGATAAGAGAACGGGGTTGCTGGCCATGCCATTTGACAGAGTGTGGCGACGCGTTCAGCAGGGCCGCTTGGCTGAGGTTGAGGAAAACTCTGGTGGGTTGTTGGAACAGCTGGATAGCAGAGTGCGGGTACAAAAGGAAAGGCTGGCGAGATGGGATGTATTTCGAAAAAGGACATTTGGCCAGCTGACCCAAGCACCGTTGTCACCGTCGAAACAGAGGGCTCTTGAGAAGAAACCAAGCAGAGGGATTGACTTTAACTTTGCCGCTCACGTCGACCTGCAAGTTGGAAAGAGTATCAGCCTGGGTATGGGTATTGGCAAGACATCAAAACTCAACAAAGAACATGAAGATTTGCTCGAGGGGCTGAGGGAAGATCTATCTCGTATAAGAAGCACAGACTCGTTGGTGCTGGGCAATATACAGAAAGGAAATTTCAGGCGACGATATGGCGGTTCGTTTGGACAGTCTACGGATGGTGCTGAGACAATTTCTGAGATTAGCGAACTCGAAGACGAACCTTATGAGCCCATCCCAGCGACTATTCCCATCCGAACAAACCGCACAAAGCTGCAAAGCCTACGACGGCACCCGGTCAAGCCACAAATGAGGCACTCCGAAGTCTTCAACCAGTCCACCTCAACAACAGGATCCCTCTCCCCACCGCCTCAAGCTCCCATCCGCCAACAAGAAATTTACCGTCCCCCTGTCGAAGATTTTGAAGACATCGAACCCCCACCCTCACCTACACAAAACATGGCAGATGAAATCCTCGAGTCCATGGAGCACGCATCACCGTCGCCCAGCAAACACAAGCAACGACCGACTCTCTCCCTCGCCCAGCGTACGCGTCTCTCCATGGCAGGCAATCACTCTCCTTTTCTGGATGAAGAGCCCGAACTGCCGCTTAGACCGGCCACCACTAACAAGCATGGTCCCACGCCGCCGTCTGAATCTGAGTCTTCCAAACCGGCAGACAATGAGGCAATGGATCTGGTCAGTCGGACACGTCTAAGCATGGCCGGCTTTGAAAAGGCTCAGAAGAAGGCTCAAGTCGAGCGGAGGAAGAGCTTACGCAAGTCAAAGGTATTGCCAAGAAAGGAGGGGAGTTATTTTCCAAAGGtgcaagaggaggaggagaagggaCATGCGGAATTGACCGAGGAGTTGATTATGGAGGAGGATATGGAGGCGGTGTTTAAGTCGAGGCCGAAGGTTAAGGCTAGTCCTGTGGGAAGTCCCACCCGGGAATGGGATGAATGAATTATGATAATTGATGGATATGATTTCTTAGAGTGTTTGCATTGCGATTTGTATTGCGGCGTGTGAATTGGGGATGGCGAGGTGTCAATTACTACTCTGGAATAGCGTTTGGTATCTTCGAATCATGAGAGAGGTTGTAACAATTTCTATGTCTACCTTTTGCGAGGACTATCAAGCGTGCTAGCGTGCATATCGAAGCTTCAATCGGCAAGGAACACGTGGACAGGCCGTTTTGGCTACGCTGTCTTCTGATTCCGGTTACCCTCTAAACAAGAACATTTTTATGTAAGCGCAGAACCAACGACGGAATGATATACTTTCAACAGCAATGCCTTCAACTCTTATTTATTGTACACGCCATGCGAAATCTATATTACACACccaccaacctcaccacccctgcttcttcaactccatGACCCTACTAACAGCCGCCTTGAAGCCCGCCTTGAAGCGCGATCTCCACCGCTGACTCCgcaacctcttcttcttcaggccCTTCCTCTCATGGAACTTTTGTGAGTGAAACTTATTCTTGACCTTTTGGTCGCGGCACATCTTCTCCAGGACCCGCAGGGCGACCATGGGCGTAGGAGCAGACGAGGGCGTCAGGCGGTCGCTGATGAAGACGGTGCGGCCGGTGACGGCCTTGGTGCGCACTTTCGGTTTGTCCATGGGGTTGGTGACGGAGTGTTGGCGAGCGTACTCGGCGGACTTTTGGGAGaggatgttggcgatgtcgatggtgatgggttTGGAGTCGAGGGCGTCGTAGGCGTGTTGTTTTTCTTGGGGTGCAGACGTGATAGTTTCGGGTGCTGATGCttgtggcggaggaggaggggggaTGTCGATGCTGGCTTTTGATTCTTTGCTTGAGATTTGCTCGGGTTTGACGGGGGGTTGATCTTTGGAGGTTTGAGTTGGTTCGGGAGGAACGTAGTTTCCCACGAGAGGGTTTGATCGGGCCGGTCCTTGTGGTTTGGAAGACGAGTTGTAGGTTGGTTTGGCGGACGCAATTCGTAAGGGAAGAGCTGTGGAAAAGGCTCGTGTGCTCATGACTTGTGATGGTGAGGCCATCACCAGTCGGGTCAGCATGGCGCTGGAATATCTGGATGCGGCCCTGCTGAAGTTAGTACATGATTAATATTTCTGAGAATTAGTAGCAATTTCCCTCACATTTTGAAGGTATTTGGCGCCGCACCGGCCGTATATCACGATCAATTGGATATTGCAGGGCAAGGAGCTCCGTAAATCTAAGGCCCAGCCAAAAGTTCAAGGTTGGAAGACTGTCCGGAACGGAGCAAAGTTGATGCGAACCAGCCAGCAGAGGCTCAATTGTGGTGGTCGTGCGCCGTTGGCAGGCTGCTCCACTAAAGCCATGCATTCGTGTGGGCGAACAAGGCTGGAGCTCTTTTTTGACAGACGAGGCCTTGGGTCTTTGAACGACGACAATTTCCGTTCGGCACGCGAATTATCAAGTTGCGATTGCCATCGGTACCAACGCTTCGGCATCTCAGATTGGTGCTTCCACAGCCGGCCGCTAGGGTGTGTCCAGTGTTGTTGGCATATACGATCGATTATTGACCCGGGAATCAGAGAGTTTCGGGGCTCTGCGACGGTTGTTACAAGACGAACAGCATGTCCTACAACCAGTATGGGGGTATGTGGAATGAATAGTCGAGATACGGAGTTTAATGACATCGCTTGCTAACACTTTCATACAGGAAACCCTTACGGTATGCCCCCAGGCTATGGTGGTTACggcgcaccaccaccggGCATGAATGCGCCTCCAGGTTTAGGTATGGCTACGATACTCGACGTAGAACATGGTGCAAATACTGACTCATTTCGATTTAGGCGGCCCTCCTGGCATGGCTGCTCCTCCCGGCATGGGCGCCCCTCCAGGTATGCAGCAAGCCAACGCTCCCCAATCTGGGCGTCCTGGCGGCTTACCCGCCAGCTTTCAGGCTCCCGCCAATATGCCGAatatcaacttcaacgcGCCCGTCATCCGACTTGGAACGAGTACGCCGACGACAGAGGGTGGAAGAGGTGACCGATCACAAGCCTCCGGTGGTAGACCTGGCCTTGGTATGGAACGAGGGTCCGACCAAGGGCGAGGCGCTGCGAGAGAAGCTCCCCAAATATTAATTCCGCCAACTAGCGACGAGAAGCTTCGGACGATTATGCTTCATCAGGTTCCGGACGGCGTTCGCGGCGATGAGGGCGTCCAGAAGCTTCTAGGTGCTGTTGGAGTCTTGCGCAAATGGGAATCTGCTGCCAGCGTGATGGATGACCACAAAGGCACAAGGTTTGGTTTCGCCCTGTTTGATGACGCCGAGTCGCTGTCCAACGCTGTCAAGCTACTTCATGAGCAGGATGTAGAAGTCCCTGTTGAGCGACAAACTGGGTCGAGTGACGCGCCTCCCGAAGACGATACTTTCGAGGGCATTAAAAAGACGACGCTCCAGGTTGCAGTTGATCCTACCACGCTCAAGTATGCCGAGTCTTTTGAGGAGAGCAGAGCGGAGAACCCGGCTGCTCTGAGGAAACTGGAGGCTGCTCAAACAGCTCTCAAACAGGTTTTACGTGAATTATTTTATCCCCCAatcagcaatggcatggATGCTGAGGGTGACACTGCCATGAAGAATGATGCGGACGAGAATGTGGAAGTTGTCAATATCTCTATAGCacaagaagatgagctgGCTGACATCCCCGCCGAGATGCGAGAGGTCGTCGCTGGAGAAATTGCTGCGTTCCGTGAAAGGAGTAACCAGAGAGATTTGGAGCGGCTAagaaaggaggaggagatggaggagatggagaggcAGAGGAACGGAGTATCACGCCCGTCGCTAGGAGCTAACACCATTCCCCTGGGGCCAAGAGGAGCGGTACCAAACGCTCCTTCCGGACCCAGGGGCCAGAACGGACACAATCGCGTGTCATTTGTTAACGGCGAATTTGGCATCAACCGCGCCGAGGAAGATTCAGACGCTAGTGATGAGGAATTGAACCAGAGACACCTGAAGGCGCAACAAacggatgatgagaaggcaTACATTGATGCCGAACGGAAATGGGCGAACAGAGAAAGGTCGAGACAGTCAGCGCTGGACCGAGAACAAGACCGCGAGAAACAAGAAGCCGAATCTGAGCAGCGCAAAAAGGATGAGcatctggacatggacaaatCATGGGACGATGAACGAGAGGCTAGCCGCAAGTCACATCCGTATTACCGCGACCACGGCAACTGGGCCAGAAAACGAGGTGTAGACCGGGGAGATGAAGAGGCAAAAGACGATGCCGATCGACGAGCTGAGAATGACGAGCGCCGTAGAGAACAAGCGCAGCTTGAGAAGGCTAGGGGCATGGCCGACTCGTTCTTGGATCAGCAAGCCGAAGAGATGGACCGTCGCGAAGCGGCTGCCGCTGTTGCTCCTCAGCCTTTCAAGCTGTCTCTCGGGGCAGCTGCACAAAAGGCGCAGGCATCCAGGGTACCGCAGCGCCGCACAATTGCCGAAGTGGAGGGTCTGCTGGACGACGAGGATACAGAACAGTCTACGAAACGCCAACTCATTCCTATTCAAATGGAGCCTATATCTGGCGCTGCTGCCATGACAGAGGAAGAGATATCACAGGCTGTCAGAGCATTGGCCCAAGAGATTCCGTCGGAGAAAGAAGGTCTATGGAACTGGGACGTCAAGTGGGATTACATGGACGACGCCGTCATACGGGACAAGTTGCGGCCGtttgttgagaagaaggTTGTGGATTATTTGGGTGTCCAGgaggagatgttggtggaggcAGTGGAGGAGCATCTGCGAAAGCATGGTACTGCGCCTGCGTTggtggaagagcttgaaggGGTAAGTCATTTCACCCATCTGGTATGTTGATTGTGCTATTTTGCTGACTACTTTACAGGCGCTGGATGAGGATGCAGAGGATCTGGTCAAAAAGTTGTGGCGGATGGTGATTTTCTTTACGGAGAGTGAGAAGCGTGGACTGCCAGCATGAGCTGGTCAAAGGGACGACGTATAAAAGGGTGGGAGGGCCGTCGAGGACGAGAATTTTGTGGAATGTACGGCGCACGTGGTGGTGTATTATCAGATTTCGAACATTGCAACGGCTGGACATGGTTATGCATATACCATTATTGTAATATACGTAGTAGACGTAGAGTAGGCAAGGAGTTTATGCTTATACTCGGCAGTAGTTTGAAGTGGGATTTGGGACGATTTGCTGAGCAGCTTCGTGAGAGCCGTGCAAATGTGCCACACGGCATAGGGCTACTATTTTGTAAGGAACGGTTATCCATAGCTTAATATGCGCCCATCCAATCTTTGTAGTCGTGTATTGGCGTGA
It contains:
- a CDS encoding ribosomal protein S21 (similar to Metarhizium robertsii ARSEF 23 XP_007824402.1) is translated as MLTRLVMASPSQVMSTRAFSTALPLRIASAKPTYNSSSKPQGPARSNPLVGNYVPPEPTQTSKDQPPVKPEQISSKESKASIDIPPPPPPQASAPETITSAPQEKQHAYDALDSKPITIDIANILSQKSAEYARQHSVTNPMDKPKVRTKAVTGRTVFISDRLTPSSAPTPMVALRVLEKMCRDQKVKNKFHSQKFHERKGLKKKRLRSQRWRSRFKAGFKAAVSRVMELKKQGW
- a CDS encoding arginosuccinate synthetase (similar to Trichoderma reesei QM6a XP_006962946.1); translated protein: MAPERVCLAYSGGNAIYEDRYLLGTSLARPVIARAMVKVAKENNCTILSHGCTGKGVPDSELTSSPSQVRFELAWKACDPILKVLAPWRMPEFYNRFAGRADLLKFAEEQNIPVSSTPKAPWSMDDNIIHCSYEAGILEQTEKEPPKDMWKRTVDPMTAPDKPTPFTVHFAKGVPVKLEVEGKVITGSLEIFKEANEIGRANGIGRVDIVESRFIGLKSRGCYDTPGLTILRQAHLDLEGLVMDSKVRAIRDRLSHDWSTAIYNGMYFTPEREFVEHAIKFSQRQVDGKVDLVAYKGCAYVVGRSSETSNLYSEDESSMDTLDMDWTPQDTTGFIAIQGIRIQKYGERKIKDGEPLTRV
- a CDS encoding RNA-binding protein RBM25 (similar to Aspergillus oryzae RIB40 XP_001826253.1); this translates as MSYNQYGGNPYGMPPGYGGYGAPPPGMNAPPGLGGPPGMAAPPGMGAPPGMQQANAPQSGRPGGLPASFQAPANMPNINFNAPVIRLGTSTPTTEGGRGDRSQASGGRPGLGMERGSDQGRGAAREAPQILIPPTSDEKLRTIMLHQVPDGVRGDEGVQKLLGAVGVLRKWESAASVMDDHKGTRFGFALFDDAESLSNAVKLLHEQDVEVPVERQTGSSDAPPEDDTFEGIKKTTLQVAVDPTTLKYAESFEESRAENPAALRKLEAAQTALKQVLRELFYPPISNGMDAEGDTAMKNDADENVEVVNISIAQEDELADIPAEMREVVAGEIAAFRERSNQRDLERLRKEEEMEEMERQRNGVSRPSLGANTIPLGPRGAVPNAPSGPRGQNGHNRVSFVNGEFGINRAEEDSDASDEELNQRHLKAQQTDDEKAYIDAERKWANRERSRQSALDREQDREKQEAESEQRKKDEHLDMDKSWDDEREASRKSHPYYRDHGNWARKRGVDRGDEEAKDDADRRAENDERRREQAQLEKARGMADSFLDQQAEEMDRREAAAAVAPQPFKLSLGAAAQKAQASRVPQRRTIAEVEGLLDDEDTEQSTKRQLIPIQMEPISGAAAMTEEEISQAVRALAQEIPSEKEGLWNWDVKWDYMDDAVIRDKLRPFVEKKVVDYLGVQEEMLVEAVEEHLRKHGTAPALVEELEGALDEDAEDLVKKLWRMVIFFTESEKRGLPA